One stretch of Rhodopirellula halodulae DNA includes these proteins:
- a CDS encoding transglutaminase-like domain-containing protein, giving the protein MDELDSQPDPCGFLAACDIIDSDQDAVVTRARGLVSGTVEETAKKCFEFVRDSIQHSGDARRGPVTCRASDVLKHGIGYCYAKSHLLCALLRANQIPAGLCYQRLSVDGDGAPFCLHGLNAVHLPSHGWYRIDARGNKPGVQAMFHPPREQLAFRPMITGESDLPRIWSTPHPEVKRCLLSHDDWNELARDLLDVDSNERIERG; this is encoded by the coding sequence GTGGATGAATTGGATAGCCAACCCGACCCGTGTGGATTTTTAGCCGCGTGCGACATCATTGATAGCGACCAGGACGCGGTGGTGACGCGAGCACGCGGGTTGGTTAGCGGCACGGTGGAGGAGACCGCGAAAAAGTGTTTTGAGTTTGTGCGTGACTCAATCCAACACAGTGGTGATGCGCGACGCGGACCGGTGACTTGCCGAGCCTCCGATGTGTTGAAACATGGGATCGGCTATTGCTACGCCAAGAGTCACCTGCTTTGTGCGTTGTTGCGAGCCAACCAAATCCCGGCTGGGCTTTGCTATCAACGACTCTCGGTCGATGGCGATGGGGCTCCGTTTTGTTTGCATGGGTTGAATGCGGTTCATTTACCCAGCCATGGTTGGTACCGCATCGACGCACGTGGCAACAAGCCGGGCGTCCAAGCGATGTTCCATCCGCCGCGGGAACAGTTGGCTTTCCGACCCATGATCACGGGAGAATCAGATTTGCCTCGAATTTGGTCGACTCCGCACCCGGAGGTCAAACGTTGTTTGCTGTCGCATGACGATTGGAACGAGCTTGCGCGGGACCTGCTGGATGTGGATTCGAACGAACGAATCGAACGCGGCTGA
- a CDS encoding alkaline phosphatase D family protein — protein sequence MKKLFCGTVLAFTCASVGVQAKPPIPTPRETPVIGDMDHYFLQSMYTWEEPDASLEDVVHDQEYQELIQKHSLKLLGGPMLGCVTDNSARIWVRTVESAEVQLVWGGGESDVVRTSAENDFTALLDMKGLKPNTRVAYDILVDGEAVFAEQRPSFRTFPAKEQPATVSFAFGGGARYNPPKEKMWDVIAEHQPDALLMLGDNVYIDQPKSRTKQRVHYYRRQLRPEYQRLTASTSVYAVYDDHDLGKDDSSGGPKRFKPEWKFKTWKVFRENWNNPAYGGGDQLPGCWFDFSMGDVDVFMLDNRYYRSFEDGTMLGPEQKEWLKQRLKASTATFKVLASGTLWTEHADKGGRDSWWGVKDERNEIFDWIDEHDIGGVILISADRHRTDIYKIERPQGYDLFEFETSKLTNDHTHPTKEEALFSYNEGNFFGKITFEFEKPDPEVTFECITIENETVHSMTLKRSQLQKN from the coding sequence ATGAAGAAATTGTTCTGTGGCACCGTTCTGGCTTTCACATGTGCCTCGGTTGGTGTGCAAGCTAAACCGCCGATTCCCACGCCCAGGGAAACACCGGTGATTGGCGACATGGATCACTACTTTCTTCAATCCATGTACACGTGGGAGGAGCCCGATGCGTCGTTGGAAGACGTGGTTCACGATCAGGAATATCAAGAGCTGATTCAAAAGCACTCGCTGAAGTTACTGGGCGGACCCATGCTGGGTTGTGTAACTGACAACAGTGCGCGGATTTGGGTTCGAACCGTCGAGTCTGCGGAAGTGCAATTGGTTTGGGGTGGTGGAGAAAGCGACGTTGTGCGAACGTCCGCCGAGAACGACTTCACCGCGTTGCTCGATATGAAAGGGCTGAAACCCAATACACGAGTTGCGTATGACATCCTGGTCGATGGTGAGGCCGTGTTTGCTGAGCAGCGTCCTTCCTTCCGTACCTTTCCCGCGAAGGAACAACCGGCGACGGTGAGTTTTGCTTTTGGTGGCGGTGCTCGGTACAACCCACCGAAAGAAAAGATGTGGGACGTCATCGCGGAGCACCAACCGGACGCTTTGTTGATGTTGGGAGACAACGTCTACATCGACCAACCGAAGTCGCGAACGAAGCAACGCGTTCACTACTACCGCCGTCAGTTGCGACCGGAGTATCAACGGCTGACCGCGTCGACCTCGGTGTATGCGGTCTACGACGATCATGATTTGGGCAAGGATGATTCATCAGGTGGACCGAAGCGTTTCAAGCCCGAGTGGAAGTTCAAAACATGGAAAGTCTTTCGCGAAAATTGGAACAACCCGGCTTATGGCGGTGGCGATCAGTTGCCGGGATGTTGGTTTGATTTTTCGATGGGAGATGTCGACGTGTTCATGCTCGACAATCGCTACTACCGTTCTTTCGAAGATGGCACGATGTTGGGGCCGGAACAAAAAGAGTGGTTGAAGCAGCGATTGAAAGCCTCCACGGCGACGTTCAAAGTGCTCGCGTCGGGGACCCTCTGGACGGAGCACGCCGACAAAGGGGGGCGTGATTCATGGTGGGGCGTCAAAGACGAACGCAATGAGATCTTCGATTGGATCGACGAGCACGACATCGGCGGTGTCATCCTGATCTCCGCGGACCGCCATCGCACGGACATCTACAAGATCGAACGTCCCCAAGGCTATGACCTGTTCGAATTCGAAACGTCCAAGCTGACCAACGATCACACGCATCCAACCAAAGAAGAAGCGTTGTTTTCCTACAACGAAGGCAACTTCTTTGGAAAGATCACCTTCGAGTTCGAAAAGCCGGATCCGGAAGTGACCTTTGAGTGCATCACGATCGAAAACGAAACCGTGCATTCCATGACGCTGAAACGAAGCCAGCTTCAAAAGAATTAA